The proteins below come from a single Fusobacterium nucleatum genomic window:
- the nifJ gene encoding pyruvate:ferredoxin (flavodoxin) oxidoreductase, whose protein sequence is MKKVMQTMDGNQAAAYASYAFTEVAGIYPITPSSPMAEYVDEWAAKGMKNIFDVPVKLVEMQSEGGAAGTVHGSLEAGALTTTYTASQGLLLKVPNMYKIAGELLPGVIHVSARSLSVQALSIFGDHQDVYATRQTGFTMMASGSVQEVMDMGTVAHLTAIKSRVPVLHFFDGFRTSHEIQKIELMDYDVCKKLVDYDEIQKFRDRALNPEHPVTRGTAQNDDIYFQTREAQNKFYDAVPDIAAHYMEEISKETGREYKPFKYRGATDADRVIVAMASVCQTAEETVDYLVAKGEKVGLITVHLYRPFSEKYFFNVLPKTVKKIAVLERSKEQGAPGEPLLLDVKSIFYDKENAPIIVGGRYGLSSKDTTPAQIKAVFDNLSLDKPKTNFTIGITDDVTFTSLEIGERLNVADPSTKACLFFGLGADGTVGANKNSIKIIGDKTNLYAQGYFAYDSKKSGGVTRSHLRFGKKPIRATYLVSSPSFVACSVPAYLKQYDMTSGLKKGGKFLLNCVWDKDEVLEHIPNNIKYDLAKSESKFYIINATKLAHEIGLGQRTNTIMQSAFFKLAEIIPYEEAQKYMKEYALKSYGRKGDDVVQLNYKAIDVGASGLVEIPVDPDWINLKVETMQKVDKNNDTSNCKTELLTSFVKNIVEPINAIKGNDLPVSAFLGREDGTFENGTAAFEKRGVAVNVPIWNLDKCIECNQCSYVCPHAAIRAFLITEEEKAASPVEFTTKKANGKGLENLTYRIQVTPLDCTGCGSCANICPAKALDMEPIAVALENHEDEKASYIYSKVTYKTDKMPTSTVKGSQFSQPLFEFNGACPGCGETPYLKVISQMFGDRMMVANASGCSSVYSGSAPSTPYTKNCCGEGPAWASSLFEDNAEYGFGMHVGVEALRDRIQHIMEVSMDKVTPALQGLFREWIENRNYAAKTREVSPKILTALEGNNETYAKDIIGLKQYLIKKSQWIVGGDGWAYDIGYGGLDHVLASKEDINVIVMDTEVYSNTGGQSSKATPTAAVAKFAAAGKPLKKKDLAAICMSYGHIYVAQVSMGANQQQFLKAIQEAESYNGPSIVIAYSPCINHGIKKGMSKSQTEMKLATECGYWPIFRYNPLLEKEGKNPLQLDSKEPKWELYQDYLMGETRYMTLKKTNPNEAIDLFEKNMFDAKRRWRQYKRLASLDYSDEKR, encoded by the coding sequence ATGAAAAAAGTTATGCAAACGATGGACGGAAACCAAGCTGCAGCTTATGCTTCTTATGCTTTTACAGAAGTTGCTGGTATATACCCAATTACACCATCTTCTCCTATGGCTGAATATGTTGATGAATGGGCTGCTAAGGGAATGAAAAATATATTTGATGTTCCCGTTAAATTGGTTGAAATGCAATCTGAAGGAGGAGCTGCTGGGACTGTCCATGGTTCATTAGAAGCTGGTGCTTTAACTACTACTTATACAGCTTCTCAAGGATTACTTTTAAAAGTGCCTAATATGTATAAAATTGCTGGTGAATTACTTCCTGGTGTTATTCATGTGTCTGCTCGTTCTTTATCAGTTCAAGCTCTTTCTATTTTTGGTGATCACCAAGATGTGTATGCTACTAGACAAACTGGTTTCACTATGATGGCCAGTGGTTCTGTTCAAGAAGTTATGGATATGGGAACTGTTGCTCACCTAACAGCAATTAAATCAAGAGTGCCTGTTCTTCATTTCTTTGATGGATTTAGAACTTCACACGAAATCCAAAAAATTGAACTTATGGACTATGATGTTTGTAAAAAATTAGTTGACTATGATGAAATTCAAAAATTTAGAGATAGAGCCTTAAATCCTGAACATCCTGTTACAAGAGGAACCGCTCAAAATGATGACATATATTTCCAAACAAGAGAAGCTCAAAACAAATTTTATGATGCTGTGCCAGATATAGCTGCTCACTATATGGAGGAAATTTCAAAAGAAACTGGTAGAGAGTATAAACCATTCAAATATAGAGGTGCTACTGATGCTGATAGAGTTATAGTTGCTATGGCATCTGTTTGTCAAACAGCCGAAGAAACTGTTGATTATTTAGTTGCAAAAGGTGAAAAAGTTGGACTTATAACTGTTCATTTATATAGACCTTTCTCTGAAAAATACTTCTTTAATGTTTTACCTAAAACTGTTAAAAAAATAGCTGTTTTAGAGAGATCTAAAGAACAAGGAGCACCAGGAGAACCTTTACTTTTAGATGTAAAATCAATATTCTATGATAAAGAAAATGCTCCAATAATAGTTGGTGGTAGATATGGTCTATCTTCTAAGGATACAACTCCTGCTCAAATAAAAGCAGTATTTGATAATCTATCACTAGATAAGCCTAAAACAAACTTTACAATAGGTATTACTGATGATGTTACTTTTACATCACTTGAAATAGGAGAAAGATTAAATGTTGCTGACCCTTCTACTAAGGCTTGTCTATTCTTTGGTCTTGGAGCAGATGGAACGGTTGGTGCAAATAAGAACTCAATAAAAATAATTGGAGATAAAACTAATTTATATGCTCAAGGATATTTTGCTTATGACTCTAAAAAATCTGGTGGAGTTACAAGATCACATTTAAGATTTGGTAAAAAACCTATAAGAGCCACTTATTTAGTATCAAGTCCAAGTTTTGTAGCTTGTTCTGTTCCAGCTTATTTAAAACAATATGATATGACATCTGGACTTAAAAAAGGTGGAAAATTTTTGCTAAACTGTGTTTGGGATAAAGATGAAGTTTTAGAACATATTCCAAACAATATTAAATATGATTTAGCAAAATCAGAATCTAAGTTCTATATTATTAATGCTACTAAACTTGCTCATGAAATTGGTTTAGGACAAAGAACAAATACAATAATGCAATCAGCTTTCTTTAAATTAGCTGAAATTATACCTTATGAAGAAGCACAAAAATATATGAAAGAATATGCTTTGAAATCTTATGGTAGAAAAGGTGATGATGTAGTTCAACTTAACTATAAAGCAATAGATGTCGGTGCTTCTGGTTTAGTTGAAATTCCAGTTGATCCTGATTGGATAAATTTAAAAGTTGAAACTATGCAAAAAGTTGATAAAAATAATGATACCTCTAATTGTAAAACTGAATTATTAACTTCATTTGTTAAAAATATAGTTGAACCTATTAATGCTATAAAAGGAAATGATTTACCTGTTTCAGCATTCTTAGGTAGAGAAGATGGAACATTTGAAAATGGTACTGCTGCCTTTGAAAAAAGAGGAGTTGCAGTTAATGTACCTATATGGAATTTAGATAAATGTATAGAATGTAATCAATGTTCTTATGTTTGTCCACATGCAGCTATTAGAGCATTTTTAATAACAGAAGAAGAAAAAGCTGCTTCTCCTGTTGAATTTACTACCAAAAAAGCTAATGGAAAAGGATTAGAAAACTTAACTTATAGAATACAAGTTACACCTCTTGATTGTACAGGTTGTGGTTCTTGTGCAAATATTTGTCCTGCTAAGGCTCTTGATATGGAACCTATTGCTGTGGCATTAGAAAATCATGAAGATGAAAAGGCTTCATATATTTATAGTAAGGTAACATATAAAACTGATAAAATGCCTACTAGTACAGTTAAAGGTTCTCAATTCTCTCAACCATTATTTGAATTTAATGGAGCTTGTCCAGGTTGTGGAGAAACACCTTATTTAAAAGTTATCTCACAAATGTTTGGAGATAGAATGATGGTTGCAAATGCAAGTGGATGTTCATCAGTTTATAGTGGTTCTGCTCCATCAACACCATATACTAAAAATTGTTGTGGGGAAGGCCCTGCTTGGGCATCATCTCTATTTGAAGATAATGCTGAATATGGTTTTGGTATGCATGTTGGAGTAGAGGCTCTTCGTGATAGAATACAACATATTATGGAAGTTTCTATGGATAAGGTTACTCCTGCATTACAAGGACTATTCCGTGAGTGGATAGAAAATAGAAATTATGCTGCTAAAACAAGAGAAGTAAGTCCTAAAATCTTAACTGCATTAGAAGGAAATAATGAAACTTATGCTAAAGATATCATAGGCTTAAAACAATATTTAATTAAAAAATCTCAATGGATAGTTGGTGGAGATGGTTGGGCTTATGATATAGGATATGGTGGACTTGACCATGTACTTGCATCAAAAGAAGATATAAATGTTATAGTTATGGATACAGAAGTTTATTCAAATACTGGTGGACAATCTTCTAAGGCTACACCTACTGCTGCTGTTGCAAAATTTGCTGCTGCTGGTAAACCTTTAAAGAAAAAAGATTTAGCTGCTATCTGTATGAGCTATGGTCATATCTATGTTGCACAAGTTTCTATGGGAGCTAATCAACAACAATTCTTAAAAGCTATACAAGAAGCTGAAAGCTATAATGG